Proteins from one Malaya genurostris strain Urasoe2022 chromosome 2, Malgen_1.1, whole genome shotgun sequence genomic window:
- the LOC131430023 gene encoding uncharacterized protein LOC131430023 codes for MAEGNTKYKKTGTLGGARHGDSFQVHLLMLMYQGAASDESFTNFRLATEWEDAEKFDDAALAWETDEGKTQNYLFVQAKHKQFPEINEKHFFPVKEDEKVKGEFSMHKYFQSFCDIMNNSKFNGGNLDFVIYTNAKLHDSSGWFTKADIQTEILKLLGSSGEFFKVQSIDERINTLLDFSNKAFHDLLEEIENAFTYRKEKDKNDEAENGEDKFQTDLIKKYSTELNNKVLFVKKGAVRFTTRFKKYENLSPLERKLYEYFSKEDKMKTMMSESKKLIGALTSKNQSKSRLRLFEKTDVEKFLEKCIIATSQPNNEELEKDIIKKFRRSPIFGS; via the coding sequence ATGGCCGAAGGCAACACAAAATATAAGAAGACTGGTACACTGGGAGGAGCTCGCCACGGTGACTCGTTCCAGGTGCATTTACTTATGCTGATGTATCAAGGAGCTGCTAGTGATGAAAGTTTTACAAATTTCCGCTTAGCAACCGAATGGGAAGATGCCGAAAAATTCGACGATGCGGCTCTGGCATGGGAAACAGATGAAGGTAAAActcaaaattatttgttcgtcCAAGCCAAACACAAGCAGTTTCCGGAAATCAACGAGAAACATTTTTTCCCGGTGAAGGAAGACGAGAAAGTAAAAGGAGAGTTTTCGATGCACAAATACTTTCAATCGTTTTGTGACATTATGAACAACAGTAAGTTCAATGGTGGGAACCTTGATTTTGTGATTTACACTAATGCAAAACTACATGACAGTTCGGGGTGGTTTACCAAAGCTGATATCCAAACTGAGATACTGAAGTTACTAGGAAGCAGCGGAGAATTTTTTAAGGTACAAAGTATCGATGAACGCATAAACACATTATTAGATTTTAGCAACAAAGCTTTCCACGATTtactagaagagatagaaaatgcCTTTACATATAGAaaggaaaaagataaaaatgATGAAGCTGAAAACGGAGAAGATAAGTTTCAAACAGATTTAATTAAAAAGTACAGCACTGAATTGAACAATAAAGTGCTTTTTGTTAAAAAAGGTGCGGTTCGATTTACTACTAGATTtaagaaatatgaaaatttgagtcCCTTAGAACGAAAGCTATATGAGTATTTCTCGAAGGAAGACAAAATGAAAACTATGATGAGTGAAAGTAAGAAACTGATTGGAGCGCTAACTTCTAAAAACCAATCGAAGAGTAGACttcgtttgtttgaaaaaacaGATGTTGAGAAGTTTCTTGAAAAATGTATCATTGCCACTAGTCAGCCAAATAACGAAGAACTTGAAAAAgacataataaaaaaattcagaagGTCACCGATTTTCGGCTCATAA
- the LOC131430022 gene encoding EF-hand domain-containing protein 1-like yields the protein MEGLPKLPGYDFANRLRQNHHVPQCFKYRNGYPIPEKPICGLGGEQLNEDSIYYCTDENDSVLYDPILTYGRVQKLPVKPYRPHFVLYDQKTLKFNAFFRQAVPESPKETFRIRYVNILYFLEDDTMTVLEPVIENCGFPQGRLVRRGKIMKNCLGDTYSWKDLNIGIDLEIHGYVFHITDCDPFTKEFLLSNGIELNEMEFAPPDPAMNERSISARQSFKHHKMYSVTEDKLRKYLEYQGKVLHFDCLLDELDRPGGERMTYKLFYYLEDDTVSIKELKENQEGRDYFPMLLRRQKLPKNWKEKPVTYPAIYMELSDVEVSQYYSPDDLLVGETIFVYGRKFLLLNCDRFTRNYYERVLKIIQPDKVCLDKPHSHIPRAELPNYLGLGTPEDSLASYHSLMPKSPRKDVVTYLINMNKFLRYGCVLDTAHPEDKIRRFVLSFSLADGTVSIMESKIRNSGIQGGRFLASTKVWKPNCDPNEPEYYTAKDFFIGTTIIIHSHRFQIVSADLYVYRYMQAHPEMFSMDAIQAVQNYLLQEGHLKDDLRKAIEEDCKQYGSAKQTEKDTHGIGEVDKRLTELSSDNDVARKEQFSLTQPGSHDCPSPIIPDEEIKKAYHSNDELSLRHQGQIEGEDIIKVGKSVRFDDDC from the exons ATGGAAGGTCTTCCCAAGCTTCCGGGATACGATTTTGCGAACCGATTACGTCAAAATCACCACGTGCCACAGTGCTTCAAGTACCGGAATGGCTATCCCATTCCGGAGAAACCCATTTGTGGTCTCGGAGGGGAGCAATTGAACGAAGATTCCATCTACTACTGTACCGATGAGAACGATTCCGTGCTGTACGATCCGATTCTGACGTACGGTCGGGTTCAGaaacttccggtgaaaccctaCCGACCTCATTTCGTACTCTACGATCAGAAGACACTGAAGTTCAATGCCTTTTTCCGACAAGCCGTTCCCGAGTCACCGAAGGAAACATTCCGCATTCGATACGTGAACATCCTGTATTTCCTGGAGGACGACACGATGACGGTGCTGGAACCGGTCATCGAAAACTGCGGATTCCCACAGGGACGGTTGGTTCGGCgaggaaaaattatgaaaaattgtCTCGGAGATACGTACAGCTGGAAGGATTTGAACATCGGAATCGATTTGGAAATCCATGGTTACGTGTTTCACATAACGGACTGTGATCCGTTCACCAAGGAATTTCTGCTCAGCAATGGCATCGAACTGAACGAGATGGAATTCGCCCCGCCGGATCCAGCAATGAATGAGCGTTCGATCAGCGCCCGACAGAGCTTCAAGCACCACAAGATGTACTCGGTGACGGAAGATAAGCTCAGGAAGTACCTTGAATATCAAGGAAAAGTGCTACA TTTTGATTGTCTTTTGGACGAACTGGACCGGCCAGGCGGGGAACGAATGACCTATAAACTGTTCTATTACTTGGAAGATGATACCGTGTCTATTAAAGAGCTGAAGGAGAATCAGGAGGGACGAGATTATTTCCCGATGTTACTACGAAGGCAAAAACTACCGAAAAATTGGAAGGAGAAGCCTG TGACGTACCCCGCCATCTACATGGAACTCTCGGATGTGGAAGTGTCCCAGTATTACTCCCCCGATGACCTACTGGTGGGGGAAACTATTTTCGTGTACGGGCGCAAATTTCTCCTTCTGAATTGCGATCGGTTCACGCGAAACTACTACGAGAGGGTCCTCAAGATCATTCAACCGGACAAGGTTTGTCTGGACAAACCACACTCGCACATCCCCCGGGCCGAACTGCCTAACTATCTGGGTTTGGGAACACCGGAAGACTCACTGGCCTCCTATCATAGTTTAATGCCCAAAAGTCCCCGGAAAGATGTGGTTACCTACTTGATCAACATGAACAAATTCCTTCGTTATGGCTGTGTGCTCGATACAGCTCACCCGGAGGACAAAATACGTCGTTTTGTACTTAGTTTTTCACTGGCAGATGGAACCGTTTCGATCATGGAATCGAAAATTCGTAACTCAGGCATTCAGGGAGGACGATTTCTGGCGTCTACCAAGGTGTGGAAACCAAACTGCGACCCCAATGAACCAGAATACTACACGGCCAAGGATTTCTTCATCGGAACAACGATTATCATCCATTCCCACCGGTTTCAAATAGTCAGTGCCGATTTGTACGTTTATCGGTACATGCAAGCCCACCCGGAGATGTTTTCAATGGATGCTATTCAGGCAGTCCAGAACTATCTCTTGCAGGAAGGTCATTTGAAAGATGATCTTCGAAAGGCAATCGAGGAAGACTGTAAGCAGTATGGTTCCGCAAAGCAAACAGAAAAGGATACACACGGAATTGGGGAGGTTGATAAACGATTAACTGAACTTAGTTCTGACAATGATGTTGCGCGAAAGGAACAGTTCAGCCTGACACAACCCGGTAGTCACGACTGTCCATCACCGATCATTCCAGATGAAGAAATTAAAAAGGCGTATCACTCCAACGATGAGCTTAGCCTGCGACATCAGGGCCAAATTGAAGGCGAAGACATAATCAAAGTGGGTAAATCTGTACGATTTGATGATGATTGCTAA